A genomic segment from Janthinobacterium sp. 64 encodes:
- a CDS encoding sensor histidine kinase, which translates to MHDTPRLAPALRAAAPEIYLYDAASLQLLDANDAACDNLQYARKQLLAMTPFTLAPQLDAQQLAAVLATLDDSIGAQARLHVQQRRRDGSLYSLSLHLSRASRQGRALLLAEGEDLCTPQATAAALAQVQSRFNAIVSNTPGLVYQFCLHADGRAAFPYLSDGCQALLGLEPAQLHARPELFYQLILADDRTSYLESMQASKNALWSWNWEGRIWIDAWKDVKWINLRSTPRALADGTVQWEGIMTNITESRLEQIEVRQSRARLAELTAHIDKVKEHERTRLARELHDDLGGNLTAIKMALAMLARRLPPDDPLLQDKAEYVDALVDRSIDAVHRISLDLRPSMLDLGLVAALDWQVKEFARQAGIECQFICNRQHIELELDQATSLFRIAQEALTNIAKHAQANKVSVRLARQRQHLSLSIADNGVGMRLSDRAKPQSFGIRGMAERASALGGTLSLVDGPDGGTLLSIKIRLTTAREAIIAAAASAPAHSGPSPDAA; encoded by the coding sequence ATGCACGATACTCCCCGGCTCGCCCCCGCCCTGCGCGCGGCGGCGCCGGAAATTTACCTGTACGACGCGGCCAGCTTGCAATTGCTGGATGCCAACGATGCCGCCTGTGACAACTTGCAGTACGCGCGCAAGCAATTGCTGGCGATGACGCCCTTCACCCTGGCGCCGCAGCTCGACGCGCAGCAGCTGGCCGCCGTGCTGGCGACCCTGGACGACAGCATCGGCGCGCAAGCCCGGCTGCATGTGCAGCAGCGCCGCCGCGATGGCAGCCTGTATTCGCTCAGCCTGCACCTGTCGCGCGCCAGCCGCCAGGGCCGCGCCTTGCTGCTGGCCGAGGGCGAAGACTTGTGCACGCCGCAGGCGACGGCCGCCGCCCTGGCGCAGGTGCAGTCGCGCTTCAACGCCATCGTCTCGAATACGCCGGGCCTGGTGTACCAGTTCTGCCTGCACGCGGATGGGCGCGCCGCCTTCCCCTACCTGAGCGATGGCTGCCAGGCCTTGCTGGGCCTGGAGCCGGCACAGCTGCACGCGCGCCCGGAACTGTTCTACCAGTTGATCCTGGCCGACGACCGTACCTCGTATCTGGAGTCGATGCAGGCGTCAAAAAACGCCTTGTGGAGCTGGAACTGGGAAGGCCGCATCTGGATCGATGCCTGGAAGGACGTCAAATGGATCAACCTGCGCTCCACGCCGCGCGCGCTGGCCGACGGCACGGTGCAGTGGGAAGGCATCATGACGAATATCACGGAAAGCCGGCTCGAACAGATCGAAGTGCGCCAGTCGCGCGCACGCCTGGCCGAGCTGACTGCGCACATCGACAAGGTCAAGGAACACGAACGCACGCGCCTGGCGCGCGAACTGCACGATGACCTGGGCGGCAATTTGACGGCGATCAAGATGGCGCTGGCCATGCTGGCGCGCCGCCTGCCGCCGGACGACCCGCTGCTGCAGGACAAGGCCGAGTATGTCGATGCCCTGGTCGACCGCAGCATCGACGCCGTGCACCGCATTTCGCTGGACTTGCGCCCCTCGATGCTGGACCTGGGCCTGGTTGCCGCGCTGGACTGGCAGGTGAAGGAATTCGCGCGCCAGGCCGGCATCGAATGCCAGTTCATTTGCAACCGCCAGCATATCGAACTGGAACTGGACCAGGCGACCAGCCTGTTCCGCATCGCCCAGGAGGCGCTGACGAATATCGCCAAGCATGCGCAGGCGAACAAGGTCAGCGTGCGCCTGGCCCGGCAGCGCCAGCATCTGAGCCTGTCGATCGCCGACAATGGCGTCGGCATGCGCCTGTCCGACCGCGCCAAGCCGCAGTCGTTCGGCATCCGCGGCATGGCCGAACGCGCCAGCGCGCTGGGCGGCACCCTGAGCCTGGTGGACGGGCCGGACGGCGGCACCCTCCTGAGCATAAAAATCCGGCTGACCACGGCGCGAGAGGCGATAATAGCGGCTGCAGCCAGTGCGCCTGCGCACAGCGGGCCGTCGCCAGACGCGGCCTAG
- a CDS encoding response regulator has translation MKEKATIRVFIADDHAIVREGLKQILADTKDIIVAGEAENGHDAIKLFRGSKCQVMLLDISLPDRSGIEVLKQIKKEKPELAVLMLSMHREDQYAIRSLKAGAAGYLTKQSAPRELVTAIRQVAQGLKYISASLAQELANTVGEDHETALHDTLSDREYQTLVMIASGKAVGAIAEELKLSVKTVSEYRARLLVKMKLKNSAELTHYAIRNQLVD, from the coding sequence ATGAAAGAAAAAGCCACCATCCGGGTATTCATCGCCGACGATCATGCGATCGTGCGCGAAGGCTTGAAGCAAATCCTCGCCGACACGAAGGACATCATCGTGGCCGGCGAAGCTGAAAATGGCCACGACGCCATCAAACTGTTCCGCGGCTCGAAGTGCCAGGTCATGCTGCTCGACATCTCCCTGCCCGACCGCAGCGGCATCGAGGTGCTCAAGCAGATCAAGAAGGAAAAGCCGGAACTGGCCGTGCTGATGCTGTCCATGCACCGCGAGGACCAGTACGCCATCCGTTCGCTCAAGGCGGGCGCGGCCGGCTACCTGACGAAACAGAGTGCGCCGCGTGAACTGGTCACGGCCATCCGCCAGGTGGCGCAAGGCTTGAAATACATCAGTGCCTCGCTGGCGCAGGAACTGGCCAACACGGTGGGCGAAGACCACGAAACGGCCTTGCACGACACCTTGTCGGACCGCGAGTACCAGACCCTGGTCATGATCGCCTCGGGCAAGGCGGTGGGCGCCATTGCCGAAGAACTCAAATTGTCCGTGAAAACCGTCAGCGAATACCGCGCCCGCTTGCTGGTCAAGATGAAACTCAAGAATAGCGCTGAACTGACGCATTACGCCATCCGCAACCAGCTGGTGGATTGA
- a CDS encoding diguanylate cyclase: MNPADIAREAFRRLATRRIAPTPGAYRDIYNEIAGISEPADTPAAPAAVLAASAPTESGAENVLTQFAARMSESAGELGDFGRRFQRALKARDWDSYARTLAQLAEKQVKKGGGIELPPLPDGEQTRTLRELLSRTLGFAVATLLTGTPALVEEAESLGTAIKLAHTEEALNEAALRLKQLCYQIELKSGDTAEQQELLLRLFKLLLDNVSQLLDDDSWLRGQVDAVQNLIAGPLDQRALEDATRSLKEVIYKQSQLKHSLSDVKLTVKNMMMTFIDRLGQVAASTGDFHEKIGGYSEKISQAENISELNSVLDEVLRETRMVQNEALRARDKMVLARQEVQDAEQRIHTLEAKLQHMSELVREDQLTGSLNRRGLDDVFERETARSDRRGTPLCIAMLDLDDFKRLNDTYGHLAGDAALKHLVKIVKETLRSMDVIARFGGEEFLILLPETTVEAASSTMTRLQRELTRHFFLHDNEKVLITFSAGVALRQPNEDQAELVKRADRAMYQAKQTGKNRVVVAD, from the coding sequence ATGAATCCGGCCGATATCGCCCGCGAAGCGTTTCGCCGCCTGGCCACGCGCCGCATCGCTCCTACGCCCGGCGCCTACCGCGATATCTACAATGAGATCGCCGGCATCAGCGAACCGGCCGATACGCCTGCCGCCCCGGCAGCCGTGCTGGCCGCCAGTGCACCCACGGAAAGCGGCGCGGAAAACGTCCTGACGCAGTTTGCCGCCAGAATGAGCGAATCGGCGGGCGAACTGGGCGACTTTGGCCGCCGTTTTCAACGGGCACTGAAGGCGCGCGACTGGGACAGCTATGCGCGCACCCTGGCGCAGCTGGCGGAAAAACAGGTCAAGAAAGGCGGCGGCATCGAATTGCCACCCCTGCCGGACGGCGAGCAGACGCGCACCCTGCGTGAATTGCTCAGCCGCACCCTGGGTTTTGCCGTCGCCACCTTGCTCACGGGCACGCCCGCGCTGGTGGAAGAAGCCGAATCGCTGGGCACTGCCATCAAGCTGGCGCACACGGAAGAGGCGCTGAACGAAGCGGCGCTGCGCCTGAAGCAGCTGTGCTACCAGATCGAACTGAAAAGCGGCGATACGGCCGAGCAGCAGGAATTGCTGCTGCGCCTGTTCAAGTTGCTGCTGGACAACGTCAGCCAATTGCTCGACGACGACAGCTGGCTGCGCGGCCAGGTCGATGCCGTGCAAAACCTGATCGCCGGCCCGCTCGACCAGCGCGCGCTGGAAGACGCCACGCGCAGCCTGAAGGAAGTCATCTACAAGCAAAGCCAGCTCAAGCACAGCCTGTCCGATGTCAAACTGACGGTCAAGAACATGATGATGACCTTCATCGACCGCCTGGGGCAAGTGGCGGCCAGCACGGGCGACTTCCATGAAAAGATCGGCGGCTATTCGGAAAAGATCAGCCAGGCGGAAAATATCAGCGAATTGAACAGTGTTCTCGACGAAGTCTTGCGCGAAACGCGCATGGTGCAGAACGAAGCCCTGCGCGCACGCGACAAGATGGTGCTGGCGCGCCAGGAAGTGCAGGATGCGGAACAGCGCATCCACACCCTGGAAGCGAAGCTCCAGCATATGAGCGAACTGGTGCGGGAAGACCAGCTGACGGGCAGCCTGAACCGCCGTGGCCTGGACGATGTGTTCGAGCGCGAGACGGCCCGCTCCGACCGCCGTGGCACGCCGCTGTGCATCGCCATGCTGGACCTGGACGATTTCAAGCGCCTGAACGACACTTACGGCCACCTGGCCGGCGATGCGGCGCTGAAACACCTGGTCAAAATCGTCAAGGAAACCCTGCGCTCGATGGACGTCATCGCCCGTTTCGGCGGCGAGGAATTCCTCATCCTGCTGCCGGAAACCACGGTCGAAGCGGCTTCGTCGACGATGACGCGCCTGCAGCGCGAGCTGACCCGGCACTTCTTCCTGCACGACAACGAAAAAGTCTTGATCACCTTTTCCGCCGGCGTGGCCCTGCGCCAGCCCAACGAAGACCAGGCCGAGCTGGTCAAGCGCGCCGACCGCGCCATGTACCAGGCCAAGCAGACGGGCAAGAACCGCGTGGTGGTGGCCGACTAA
- a CDS encoding flagellin, translating to MASVINTNTSSLNAQRNLSTSQSALSTSLQRLSSGLRINSAKDDAAGLAISERFTSQIRGLDQAKRNANDGVSLLQTAEGSLASTGNILQRVRELSVQSSNATNSAGDRKAIQAEVGQLLSEADRISQTSEFNGLKLLDGSFGTASFQVGANAGQTIQATTANFRTSNYGNNEATSAAPTTVTTGTAYSGGTFDIQGLQSATITAKVGDTAQSLAATINGSTDKTGVTATAKTEESAKFVANKVYTLAVTSDNSTAANVTFTVGAALNASGLASAVSAFNDVSSTTGVTAKLNDTNDGLVLTNTSGNNVTLKNNSTDAASLVTAASIGSTGTVGTTASIGTGETATTMGYISMNSDKGFSIGNDSAPGKNGVVAGAASLKSVASIDVSTVKGANDALKILDSALSSVNSQRASFGALQSRFETAVSNLESTSENLSASRSRIQDTDFAAETAKLTRGQILQQAGTAMLAQANSLPNGVLSLLRG from the coding sequence ATGGCCTCAGTCATCAATACCAATACCTCGTCACTGAATGCGCAACGCAACCTGAGCACATCGCAGTCCGCCCTGTCCACGTCATTGCAACGCCTGTCTTCGGGTTTGCGCATCAATAGCGCAAAAGACGATGCTGCTGGCCTGGCGATTTCCGAGCGCTTCACCTCGCAAATCCGCGGTCTCGATCAAGCCAAGCGCAACGCCAACGACGGTGTGTCGCTGCTGCAAACGGCCGAGGGCTCGCTGGCTTCGACGGGTAACATCCTGCAACGCGTCCGCGAACTGTCGGTACAATCGTCGAATGCCACCAACTCGGCAGGCGACCGCAAGGCAATCCAGGCTGAGGTAGGCCAGTTGCTGTCGGAAGCCGACCGCATCTCGCAAACGTCGGAATTCAACGGCTTGAAACTGCTCGACGGCTCGTTCGGCACGGCATCGTTCCAGGTTGGCGCCAACGCTGGCCAGACCATCCAGGCCACGACCGCCAACTTCCGTACCAGCAACTACGGCAATAACGAGGCAACCAGCGCAGCACCGACCACGGTCACCACCGGCACCGCCTACAGCGGCGGCACCTTCGACATTCAAGGCCTGCAATCGGCAACGATTACGGCCAAGGTGGGCGATACCGCACAATCGCTGGCGGCAACCATCAATGGTTCGACCGACAAGACGGGCGTGACGGCAACGGCCAAGACCGAAGAGTCGGCCAAGTTTGTTGCGAACAAAGTGTATACGCTGGCGGTCACCTCCGACAACAGTACCGCCGCCAACGTCACCTTCACGGTCGGCGCAGCACTGAATGCATCGGGCCTGGCCTCGGCAGTGAGCGCCTTCAATGACGTGTCGTCCACCACCGGCGTCACCGCCAAGTTGAACGACACCAACGATGGCCTGGTGCTGACCAACACTTCCGGCAATAACGTCACGCTGAAAAACAACAGCACTGATGCCGCCTCGCTGGTGACCGCGGCGTCCATCGGCTCGACCGGAACGGTAGGCACCACGGCGTCGATCGGCACTGGCGAGACCGCAACGACGATGGGCTATATTTCGATGAACTCCGACAAGGGTTTTTCGATCGGCAATGATTCGGCCCCAGGCAAGAATGGTGTTGTCGCCGGCGCCGCCAGCCTCAAATCGGTGGCCAGCATCGACGTGTCGACCGTCAAGGGTGCCAACGATGCGCTGAAGATTCTCGATTCGGCTTTGTCGAGCGTCAACAGCCAGCGCGCTTCCTTCGGTGCCTTGCAGTCGCGTTTTGAAACGGCCGTGAGCAACCTGGAATCGACCTCGGAAAATCTGTCGGCTTCGCGTAGCCGCATCCAGGATACCGACTTCGCGGCGGAAACGGCCAAGCTGACGCGCGGCCAGATCCTGCAACAGGCTGGTACCGCGATGCTGGCCCAGGCCAACTCGCTGCCTAACGGCGTGCTGTCGCTGCTGCGCGGTTAA
- a CDS encoding flagellar protein FlaG, translating to MDIQATGGVPAALQQRTAVTSGGATAAKPAAPAATDSNPTGKAASKEDAQSELKEVKQVVSDINKAMQFMSRELEFSVDTDSERTVVKVIDQQTREVIRQMPTKEALEIGKALEKVQGLLIRQTA from the coding sequence ATGGATATCCAGGCAACAGGCGGCGTCCCAGCCGCACTGCAGCAGCGTACCGCGGTCACGTCAGGCGGCGCCACTGCCGCCAAGCCTGCGGCGCCTGCGGCCACGGACAGCAATCCCACCGGCAAGGCTGCCAGCAAGGAAGACGCGCAGTCCGAGCTGAAAGAGGTCAAGCAGGTCGTCAGCGACATCAACAAGGCCATGCAGTTCATGTCGCGCGAACTGGAGTTTTCGGTCGACACCGACAGCGAGCGCACCGTCGTCAAGGTGATCGACCAGCAAACGCGCGAAGTCATCCGCCAGATGCCCACCAAGGAAGCATTAGAAATCGGCAAGGCGCTGGAAAAAGTGCAAGGCTTGCTGATCCGGCAAACGGCCTGA
- the fliD gene encoding flagellar filament capping protein FliD: MAVASLSTGGVLDVNSLVSQLMTVESRPFVAMQNKEKAITTQLSAYGTLSGAVGAFQGTVTALADASKYKVANATSSDDKVLTATAGKDTVKGNYSVNVGQLAQAQTVSAAGQLSTSALIGSGASTVLTFDFGSVTGGTLADGKYTGATFDLDATRTARTVTIDGSNNSLQGIRDAINKAGVGVTASIISDGSSTPNRLVLTSDKSGETSSMRVSVAGDQDLSNLLSYAPNGTQNMKQSNAGQNAKLTVNGVAITSPTNNVDNAVPGVTMSVLKIGVSNVGVSMDTSGIKTALSNFVKAYNELNTTITGLTAVTPDQKQGAARTGGPLVGDSTTLSLQASLRKMFSSNVPGLSGSVTSLSQLGVAFQKDGTLKLDTGKLQTAIDKSPDDVIKLLATSGSTSDSLVSFVSSTSNSTVGTKAISISKLATQGTLAGSAPAGLTIIAGVNDNLSMTINGVSSKATLVPGTYTADSLVSHLQSLINGASGSTDKTVGVTVKQENGVINITSNKYGTASKLEITGNGADGLFGSPTMTTGVDVAGTIDGAVAVGSGQTLTGSPGSGSAGIAVLINGGQLGGRGTVNISKGVSALFASTTDSYLGTSGLIQNKNDGLNKSIADITKQRNALNSRLTLTEARLRKQYSALDVKLSSMNSTTNYLTQQLAKLS, from the coding sequence GTGGCTGTTGCATCCCTCAGTACTGGTGGCGTCCTCGACGTAAATAGCCTGGTCAGTCAACTGATGACCGTGGAAAGCCGCCCCTTTGTCGCCATGCAGAACAAAGAAAAGGCCATCACCACCCAATTATCCGCCTATGGCACCCTGAGCGGCGCCGTCGGCGCATTCCAGGGCACCGTCACCGCCCTGGCCGACGCCTCGAAATACAAGGTGGCCAACGCCACCTCCTCGGACGACAAGGTGCTCACTGCAACCGCCGGCAAGGATACCGTCAAGGGTAACTACAGTGTCAATGTGGGCCAACTGGCGCAGGCGCAAACCGTCAGCGCCGCCGGACAGCTCAGCACCAGCGCGCTGATCGGTTCTGGCGCCAGCACCGTGCTCACTTTTGACTTCGGCAGCGTCACGGGCGGCACCTTGGCCGACGGCAAGTATACGGGGGCCACTTTCGATCTCGATGCGACCCGCACGGCCCGCACCGTCACCATCGACGGCAGCAACAACTCGCTGCAAGGCATCCGCGACGCCATCAACAAGGCTGGCGTCGGCGTGACCGCCAGCATTATTTCCGACGGTAGCAGCACGCCGAACCGCCTGGTACTGACCTCGGACAAGAGCGGCGAAACGTCGAGCATGCGCGTTTCCGTCGCCGGCGACCAGGACTTGAGCAATTTATTGTCCTACGCGCCGAACGGCACGCAGAACATGAAGCAAAGCAATGCTGGCCAAAATGCCAAACTGACCGTCAATGGCGTGGCTATCACCAGTCCGACCAATAACGTCGACAACGCCGTGCCTGGCGTGACGATGTCGGTACTGAAGATCGGCGTCAGCAATGTCGGCGTCAGCATGGACACCTCCGGCATCAAGACGGCCCTGAGCAACTTCGTCAAGGCCTACAACGAGCTGAACACGACCATCACCGGCCTGACGGCAGTCACGCCGGACCAGAAGCAGGGTGCGGCGCGCACGGGCGGTCCGCTGGTGGGCGACTCGACTACGCTGAGTTTGCAGGCGAGCTTGCGCAAGATGTTTTCCAGCAACGTGCCCGGCTTGTCGGGTAGCGTGACGAGCCTGAGCCAGCTGGGCGTCGCCTTCCAAAAGGATGGCACGCTCAAGCTCGATACGGGCAAGCTGCAAACGGCCATCGACAAGAGTCCGGACGACGTCATCAAGCTGCTGGCCACGTCCGGTTCGACCAGCGACAGCCTGGTCAGCTTCGTCAGCTCGACCAGCAACTCGACGGTCGGCACCAAGGCCATCTCGATTTCCAAGCTGGCCACGCAAGGCACCCTGGCGGGCAGCGCGCCAGCGGGCCTGACCATCATCGCCGGCGTCAACGACAACCTTTCGATGACGATCAATGGCGTCAGCAGCAAGGCCACGCTGGTGCCGGGCACCTACACGGCGGACAGCCTGGTCAGCCATCTGCAGTCGCTGATCAATGGCGCCTCCGGCAGCACCGACAAAACGGTCGGCGTGACGGTCAAGCAAGAAAACGGCGTCATCAATATTACCTCGAACAAATATGGAACCGCGTCGAAGCTGGAAATTACCGGCAACGGCGCCGATGGACTGTTTGGCAGCCCGACGATGACCACCGGCGTGGATGTAGCGGGCACCATCGACGGCGCCGTGGCCGTCGGCAGCGGTCAGACCCTGACCGGTTCACCCGGCTCCGGCAGCGCCGGCATTGCGGTGCTGATCAACGGCGGCCAGCTGGGCGGCCGTGGCACGGTGAATATTTCGAAAGGCGTCAGCGCCCTGTTTGCCAGCACGACCGACAGCTACCTGGGCACGTCGGGCTTGATTCAAAACAAGAACGATGGCTTGAACAAGAGCATTGCCGATATCACCAAGCAGCGCAATGCGCTCAATAGCCGCCTGACCCTGACCGAGGCGAGGCTGCGCAAGCAATACAGTGCGCTCGACGTGAAGCTCAGTTCGATGAACAGCACCACCAATTATTTGACTCAGCAACTGGCGAAGCTGTCTTAG
- the fliS gene encoding flagellar export chaperone FliS — MFGSSNKGAQSYAKVGLETGIGAASPHKLIAMLYDGALVAVLSAQMHMKAGNIPEKGKSISRAMQLIDQGLRASLDKNAGGEIAENLDALYEYMGARLLTANLKNDLNILEEIQRLLTDLRDTWNAIGTPSGMNIAASDASATRISNYASA, encoded by the coding sequence ATGTTTGGATCATCAAACAAAGGCGCGCAATCCTACGCCAAGGTTGGCCTGGAAACAGGCATAGGTGCCGCTTCTCCGCACAAGCTGATCGCCATGCTGTACGACGGCGCCCTGGTAGCCGTGCTGAGTGCGCAGATGCACATGAAAGCTGGCAATATCCCTGAAAAGGGCAAATCCATTTCACGCGCCATGCAGCTGATCGACCAAGGTCTGCGCGCCAGCCTGGACAAGAATGCGGGCGGCGAGATCGCCGAAAACCTCGATGCGCTGTATGAATACATGGGCGCGCGATTGCTGACGGCCAACCTGAAAAATGACCTGAACATCCTCGAAGAGATCCAGCGCCTTCTGACCGACCTGCGCGACACCTGGAACGCCATAGGCACGCCTTCCGGCATGAATATTGCCGCTAGCGATGCCTCTGCTACCCGCATCTCCAACTATGCGAGCGCCTGA
- a CDS encoding flagellar protein FliT — MMTNQEVLTTYETMQTLTGRMVTAASNADWDALEALEQQVSAHVEALKANEEKVVLESAGRQRKVALIKQILEDDRKIRDLTMPWMAHLSKLINSTGTERRLANAYGV; from the coding sequence ATGATGACCAATCAAGAAGTCCTGACCACCTACGAAACCATGCAGACCCTGACGGGCCGGATGGTGACGGCCGCCAGCAACGCCGACTGGGACGCGCTCGAAGCGCTGGAGCAGCAAGTGAGCGCGCACGTGGAAGCGCTGAAAGCGAATGAAGAAAAAGTCGTGCTGGAAAGCGCCGGCCGCCAGCGCAAGGTCGCCCTGATCAAGCAAATTCTGGAAGACGACCGCAAGATCCGCGACCTGACCATGCCGTGGATGGCGCATTTGTCCAAGCTGATCAACAGCACGGGCACCGAACGGCGCCTGGCCAACGCCTACGGCGTCTAA
- the fliK gene encoding flagellar hook-length control protein FliK, with protein sequence MLPKMDAIGMTPLTPVKGARPADAVADPRQAEFQRSLQGLIGKSMQGQVLARMGDGSYLVRVAGTPARMQLPAGAQPGSEIPLTLIGINPRPSFQIGNNRDQPASALLTYADAEAEPEEAETRGPQTGAAQAGTRASSTAATLLSRAPLTPANLLPALAGDTPAPELSTTARAISSVLSQAESVPGAPLSLVGKTPLMAAPGADPAQVAQKLRDTVGSSGLFYESHVAEWAEGKRPLASLLLEPQMQKAAPGEAPRTGTDLASAQLINLQLHTHEQARVQWQGEAWPGQKMQWDISQDAPEGQQHAGTQADEEATAWRSNVRFQFPLLGDLAAHVVLQGGRVAIQLQAGSEASADTLRQHAARLETSLDAAGWPLASLTIAGKPEAAEPAKTDDA encoded by the coding sequence ATGTTGCCGAAGATGGATGCCATCGGCATGACGCCCCTGACCCCGGTCAAGGGCGCGCGCCCGGCCGACGCCGTCGCCGACCCGCGCCAGGCCGAGTTCCAGCGCTCGCTGCAAGGACTGATCGGTAAATCCATGCAGGGCCAGGTGCTGGCGCGCATGGGCGATGGCAGCTACCTGGTGCGCGTGGCCGGTACGCCGGCCCGCATGCAGTTGCCCGCCGGCGCCCAGCCGGGCAGCGAGATTCCCCTGACCCTGATCGGCATCAATCCCCGCCCTTCGTTTCAAATCGGCAATAACCGCGACCAGCCCGCCAGCGCCCTGCTGACGTATGCGGACGCGGAAGCCGAGCCCGAGGAGGCAGAAACGCGCGGGCCCCAGACCGGCGCCGCCCAGGCGGGCACGCGCGCCAGCAGCACGGCCGCCACCCTGCTCAGCCGCGCGCCCCTGACACCGGCCAACTTGCTGCCCGCCCTGGCAGGCGATACACCGGCGCCGGAACTGAGCACCACCGCGCGCGCCATCAGCAGCGTACTCAGTCAGGCTGAAAGCGTGCCCGGCGCGCCCCTGTCCCTGGTCGGCAAGACGCCGCTGATGGCCGCGCCGGGAGCCGATCCCGCCCAGGTGGCGCAAAAGCTGCGCGACACGGTCGGCAGCAGCGGCCTGTTCTATGAATCGCACGTGGCCGAATGGGCCGAAGGCAAGCGTCCGCTGGCCTCGCTGCTGCTGGAACCGCAAATGCAAAAGGCCGCGCCGGGCGAGGCGCCCAGGACGGGCACCGACCTGGCCTCGGCGCAGCTGATCAATTTACAGCTGCATACGCACGAACAGGCGCGCGTGCAGTGGCAGGGCGAAGCCTGGCCCGGGCAGAAGATGCAGTGGGATATCAGCCAGGATGCGCCGGAAGGACAGCAGCACGCAGGCACGCAGGCCGACGAGGAAGCAACGGCCTGGCGCAGCAATGTGCGCTTCCAGTTCCCCCTGCTGGGCGACCTGGCCGCGCACGTGGTCTTGCAGGGCGGCCGGGTCGCGATCCAGCTGCAGGCCGGCAGCGAGGCCAGCGCCGACACCTTGCGCCAGCATGCGGCGCGGCTGGAAACGTCGCTCGATGCGGCCGGCTGGCCCCTGGCGTCATTGACGATCGCCGGCAAGCCGGAAGCGGCCGAGCCAGCGAAAACAGATGATGCTTGA
- a CDS encoding EscU/YscU/HrcU family type III secretion system export apparatus switch protein produces the protein MLDDTKRKVPQTAVALAYQSGTPAPKVVAKGSGLIADQIISTAREHGVFVHESKELVALLMDVDLDRQIPPGLYRAIAELLAWLYHIESANGGPIPPPPDTSINLTDT, from the coding sequence ATGCTTGACGACACCAAGCGCAAGGTGCCGCAGACGGCCGTCGCCCTGGCCTACCAGAGCGGCACGCCGGCGCCCAAGGTGGTGGCCAAGGGCAGCGGCCTGATCGCGGACCAGATCATCAGCACGGCGCGCGAACACGGCGTCTTCGTGCATGAATCGAAGGAATTGGTGGCGCTGCTGATGGATGTCGACCTGGACCGCCAGATTCCGCCCGGCCTGTATCGGGCGATTGCAGAACTGCTGGCCTGGTTATATCATATTGAATCTGCGAATGGCGGACCGATCCCGCCGCCGCCCGACACCAGCATCAACCTCACCGATACATAG
- a CDS encoding flagellar brake protein, with protein sequence MQAHIMDSGLENWHDFEVESRREIIALLRSISEKNQLIRMLIHGESDVCVTSILEVDADHNAVILDRSVNTDQNRRMLAAKGISFETSLDKIRILFASAQVQECNYGGTPALKIAIPETLIRLQRREYYRMTTPVSNPVRVSIPLPPSLGGADALFPLADISCGGIAILDNKLILGETIGRDYPGCRIDLPDVGIVTATLQIRNSLDMTLLNNKLNRRLGCQFVDLPRSMLAHVQRYITRLERERNARMAGLS encoded by the coding sequence ATGCAAGCACATATTATGGATTCCGGCCTCGAAAACTGGCATGACTTTGAAGTGGAATCGCGGCGGGAAATCATCGCCTTGCTGCGCAGCATCAGCGAAAAGAACCAGCTGATCCGCATGCTGATCCACGGTGAATCCGATGTGTGCGTCACCTCGATCCTGGAAGTCGATGCCGACCACAATGCCGTCATCCTCGACCGTTCCGTGAACACCGACCAGAACCGGCGCATGCTGGCCGCCAAGGGCATCTCGTTTGAAACCTCGCTCGACAAGATCCGCATCCTGTTTGCCAGTGCCCAGGTGCAAGAGTGCAATTACGGCGGCACACCCGCCTTGAAAATTGCCATTCCAGAAACATTGATCCGTCTGCAGCGGCGCGAGTATTACCGCATGACCACACCCGTGAGCAATCCCGTACGCGTCTCGATTCCCCTGCCGCCTTCGCTCGGCGGCGCCGACGCCCTGTTTCCGCTGGCCGACATCAGCTGCGGCGGCATCGCCATCCTGGACAATAAACTGATACTGGGCGAGACCATCGGCAGGGACTATCCCGGTTGCCGCATCGACTTGCCCGACGTCGGCATCGTCACCGCCACCTTGCAAATTCGCAATTCGCTGGACATGACCCTGCTGAACAACAAGCTGAACCGCCGCCTGGGCTGCCAGTTCGTCGACCTGCCGCGCAGCATGCTAGCGCACGTGCAGCGCTATATCACGCGGCTGGAGCGGGAGCGCAATGCACGGATGGCTGGACTCAGCTGA